One window from the genome of Thermodesulfobacteriota bacterium encodes:
- a CDS encoding DUF5989 family protein, translating into MDFLHDLWGFLRTRKKFWLLPIIVTLLLLGGLIVFTSGTAVAPFIYTLF; encoded by the coding sequence ATGGACTTTCTCCACGACCTGTGGGGCTTCTTGCGCACCCGCAAAAAGTTCTGGCTGCTGCCCATCATCGTCACCCTGCTCCTCCTGGGCGGGCTGATCGTCTTCACCAGCGGCACGGCGGTGGCCCCCTTCATCTATACCCTGTTCTGA